The Scomber japonicus isolate fScoJap1 chromosome 9, fScoJap1.pri, whole genome shotgun sequence genome includes a region encoding these proteins:
- the ciao1 gene encoding probable cytosolic iron-sulfur protein assembly protein ciao1, whose translation MKEGLTLLHRLNGHPDSRCWFVSWSPTGTLLASCGGDKAVRIWGREGDSWVCKSVLEDGHQRTVRKVAWSPCGNYLASASFDATTCIWKKKNDGFESLTVLEGHENEVKCVAWAPSGNLLATCSRDKSVWVWEVDEEDDYECVTVVNSHTQDVKHVVWHPTQELLASASYDNNICIYKEEDDDWECRATLQGHTSTVWSLAFDAAGQRLASCSDDRTVKIWKEYPSESGNDLSWKCVCTLSGYHGRTVYDIVWCRLTGALATACGDDAVRVFKEDETANPDQPVFSLAAQATKAHNQDVNCVAWNPKEAGLLASCSDDGDIAIWRFQQED comes from the exons ATGAAGGAGGGTCTCACTCTGCTGCACAGACTGAACGGTCACCCGGACTCTCGCTGCTGGTTCGTCAGCTGGAGCCCGACTGGGACTCTACTGGCGTCCTGTGGGGGAGACAAGGCCGTCCGGATATGGGGACGAGAGG GTGACTCTTGGGTATGTAAGAGCGTGCTTGAGGATGGACACCAGCGCACAGTGAGGAAGGTGGCGTGGTCTCCCTGCGGGAATTATCTGGCCTCCGCCAGCTTTGATGCAACTACATGcatctggaaaaagaagaatgaTGGTTTTGAG AGCTTGACTGTGTTGGAAGGCCATGAAAATGAGGTCAAATGTGTGGCGTGGGCTCCTTCAGGGAACCTGCTGGCGACATGCAGCCGAGACAAGAGTGTCTGGGTTTGGGAAG TGGATGAAGAGGACGACTATGAGTGTGTTACCGTGGTGAACTCTCACACACAAGATGTCAAGCATGTTGTGTGGCACCCGACACAGGAA CTTCTGGCCTCCGCAAGCTACGACAACAACATCTGTATTTACAAGGAAGAGGATGACGATTGGGAGTGCCGTGCCACCTTGCAGGGACACACGTCCACAGTGTGGAGTTTGGCCTTCGATGCGGCAGGGCAGAGACTCGCCTCCTGCAGTGATGACCGCACGGTCAAGATTTGGAAGGAGTATCCAAGTGAAAGTGGAAATG ACCTGTCATGGAAGTGTGTCTGCACTCTGTCTGGGTATCATGGGCGGACAGTGTACGATATCGTCTG GTGTCGGCTGACCGGTGCTTTGGCAACTGCCTGCGGTGATGATGCGGTGCGAGTGTTTAAGGAGGATGAGACAGCCAATCCAGACCAGCCGGTGTTCTCGTTGGCTGCTCAGGCGACCAAAGCTCACAACCAAGATGTCAACTGTGTCGCCTGGAACCCAAAAGAAGCGGGACTCCTGGCTTCCTGCAGCGACGACGGAGATATCGCCATCTGGAGGTTCCAACAAGAAGACTGA